The Methyloprofundus sedimenti genome includes the window CATGCTCAAGGTTTTCGCAGGCCACGCGTAAATCAGGCATGTCTTTAGCATCCTGAAAATATTCCATTAATGCATCCTTTGCCAAATCGCTGAGTTGCTTTGAACCCAGGGACATGCCTAAAAAATTTGATGCGGTATCGGCTAATTGATGCGCTTCATCAATAATCACCACATCTGCATTGGGCAGCAATTCACCAAAACCTGTCTCTCTGATTGACCAGTCTGCACAGAGCAAATGATGATTGACGACTATTAAATGCGCATCCTGAGCTTTTTTACGCGCTTTCATTAAAAAGCATTCTGCATGTTCAGGGCATTCCTGACCTATGCAGTTCTCGCGGGTCGATGTTGCCTGCCCCCAGACAGGATTGGATTCCATTACATCGGGCATATCTGAAATATCACCTGTGCGCGTGCTCTTGGACCATTTTTTAATATTAGCCAGATCTGCTGCTTCTTCGCGACTAAAGCCCAGGTTTGAGTGTATAGCTAGCTCTAATCGGTAAGTACATAGATAGTTAGCGCGCCCTTTTAATAACGCGGCAGCAAATGGCACTGTCATCGCTGCGCGTATAAGCGGTACATCTTTGTTGAATAACTGATCTTGAAGATTCTTGGTTCCCGTCGAAACAATGACTTTTTTACCGGATAAAATTGCCGGCACCAGATAGGCAAAGGTTTTTCCTGTCCCTGTCCCAGCCTCAACAATAACGTGCTCTTTATTTTCAATACTTTGGGCGACAGCTTTTGCCATTTCCACTTGTGCCACACGCGGCAAATAGCCAGGAATCACTTTAGCTAATTTGCCGTCGGCGGCAAAAAACTCCTCAATTTGTTGTTGCTGATCCATTATTTTGTTAATAATCCCATTTTTTGTAAACGCCCGCCCAAGACTTCATTTTCTATAGAAAATTGCAATATATTCTTAGCTGATAAACGTAAACAGGTCACATAGGTTTTTGCTTCTACCGTTGCCGATCTGTTACTATTTTTTAATAAAGCCCGAATACCAATAAGTGCACCCTCACCTCGCTCTGCTACCAGTTGATTTTCACCTGCCTCATTTGCAATCCATACCTTGACCTGACCACTTAAAAGAATATACAGTGATTCGCCTACATCACCTTGATAAAAAACAGTATCTCCAGGTAAAAAATTAACATAGACAGCTTCCTGCCCCATTTTCATTAAAAAATCGACAGGGAGATTTTCAAAAAGGGGAACTCGATTAAGCCATGCATGTCGATTAGCAAGGGGCGATGACATTTTAAAAAACGACACTTGCTCCAGTGAATCGGTCAATTTTTGGCTGATAAGCTGCAATACTTTAGCACTAATCATCCCCTGATCATGACTTTTCTGCAGCAATTGCAATGAATAACGCAAAGCCACTTTTTGAAATACATAGGCTTCATAGCGCTGAAAAAACAAGGGGTAATTTTCGCTAAAATAATGCAGGCGATTTTGTCGGCGTTTTAAACGTATTTGATACCCTTGCTGAATAGGCTTAATTAATTCGGCATCAAGTCCGTCTTTAATCATCTGCTTGATTGCTTTCAAACCCTTATGCGCCATTAATACGCCAGCAATATCATGTAGGATTTTATTTGCAAAACGGCGTCTCTGATAGTGCGTTAATAAACCTTGAGTCCACTCTTTTTCGCTCAGAGAATGGATAATAAAGCGTTCAAAATCGAGTAATAGACTAGGCTGCAGCCAGCCATTACCCTTGGCATTCAAATAATCGATACTGTGTTGCCCGTCGATACGTAAAATATCCTTAAAAGTGACCAAGGTATAATAATTAACCAATCCTATTTCATACAGATATTCAATCTCTTCTGTCTCAGCCTGCAATGCCTTTAAGTGCGCATGTCTCAGCAACTGCTGATCAGACAAGGTAATCTGAGCAATATCCAGAGTACGGTGCAACTTGGACTCAACCGTTGATTCCATCGTGCTATCCAGTAAATGCAAGCTTGTAAATTGATGCAGAACCTTATCAACAGACTGAGTCGCTTGCTGCATAGTCTGTTTAAGTTCGGCTTGCTCGCTCTGGTTTAATAAATCCATTTTCAAAAAATGCATTAACCAGTGAATCGTAGGCGCATTAACCAGCAAGGAAACTAGCACCACACCCAATGTTAAACTTATTAATAAAGGCTTCTCTGGCATGGCTTCAGGAATAGACATAACTATTGCAATCGCTAAACCTCCTTTTAGCCCCCCCCACCACATGATATGTCGCTCAGACCAACTGATTTGTGCTAACGAAAAGCTTCTTGTAGTCAAGGGAATTAAAACATAAACACTCACTGCACGCGCGATATAGACCGCGATAACTACCCACAAAATAGCATGCCAAAAATCAGCCAATTGAACTATATCAACTGATAAACCAATCATAATAAACAGCAATGAATTACAGATTAAAACTATAAATTTCCAGGTGTCATGAATGCTATCAATGGTTTGTTTTGACAGGCGACTTAAGGCTGCAATGTTTAAAGTAATCGCCGCCGCTAAAACGGACATAACTCCTGAAACATGCAGTTCATGCTCGGCAAAAATGAAACTAAAATAGGCCAGTACCAGTGATAAAACCACTGGAATACTTTGATTGCCATGAAATAAGCGCACCAACAGTTCACTGACGATGATGCCGGTACATATTCCGACAACAATACCACCCAAAAAAACCTTAAAAAACTCCCCCGCTGCCTGCAAGCCATTTGCAAACGAAAAGTTATCCTCTACCAGTAGCATCATTAATATATTGAATAACACAATTGCTGTGGCATCATTCATTAATGACTCGCCTTCCACCAAAACATTTAAGCGCTTTGAAACACCTAACTCTTTAAATAGAGAAATAACAGCCACGGGATCTGTGGCAGAAATCAAACTGGCGAACAGTAAAGCCACAACTAGCGGTAAGCTCAAAGACCACCACACTCCAAAACCTACAAGTGCCACAGACACCAACATACCGACAATGGCCATCATTAATATCGGGACTATATTTTTCATTAAGGCACGCGCATCTAATGACAATGCAGATTCGAAAACCAACGCGGGCAGAAAAATATACAATACTAATTCCGAGGTCAAATGAAACTGGCTGAAATGATGTAAATTCAAAATCTGCACATCATTCGCAAAATAGTTCACCGCCATGCCTAATATCACTAATAAAACGGTATAAGGGATGGGTAAATGGCGGCAGAGACTATCAGCCATCATTGATATCACCAGTAATCCTGACATAATCAATATAATATCTGGTAAAGTCATCAATTAGTATCCCATCGATCTGTCATAATAATGTCATCTAAATAATTCTGTTCAAAAGGAAAATTATGCCGTAATAAATGATGCTTTACCAATAACTTACACTGATTTCGTAATAAGCAATCAAGTTTAACCCTCACAATCATCTAAGTTATAAGTTGACTTTTACCTCAAAATCATTAAATTTAATAGGCCGAAGTGATTGGAATAACCCGTAGCTCGGGATCAAAATAACATTACTTCGTTTAAGCTTAAAACTAATATTAGTCTTAACAACAACAAACACGGATCTATTTTTTAAATAGAATCTTTGGAGGAATTATATGAAGAAGCCTTTAAAACGCTTACTACTTGCTTCAACTGTAGCAGCTTTACTTGCAACGCCTTTTATTACATCTGCAAATAGTGGTGTTGAGAAATTAACCAGCAACCCTGCTAACTGGGCAACTTGGGGTGGCAACTACGCAGGTACGCGTTATAGTGAATTGGATCAGATCAACGCCAATAATGTTAAAAATCTGCAGCCAGCATGGTCTTTTTCTACAGGTGTATTACGTGGACACGAAGGTGGCCCATTAGTCATTGACGATGTTATCTATATCCATACACCTTTCCCTAATACAGTTTATGCGATTGATCAAGCAACACAAGCTGTTATCTGGGAATATACGCCAACGATGGATGCAGACGTTACTATCCCGGTTATGTGCTGTGATACGGTTAACCGTGGGCTAGCTTATGGTGATGGTAAAATCTTCCTGCAACAATCTGATACTGTTTTAACTGCTTTAGATGCTAAATCGGGTAAACGTATTTGGAGTGTACAAAATGGTGATCCTAAATTAGGGATGACTAACACTCAAGCCCCTTTAGTTGTTAAAGACAAAGTTATCACAGGTATTTCTGGTGGTGAATTTGGAGTACGTGGTTTCTTGGCTGCTTATGATATCAAATCAGGTCAATTGGTATGGAAAGGCTATAGTATGGGTCCTGATGGCGATACTATTATGGATCCTAAAAAATCAACAACCTGGAAAGATGGCAAAGTTACCCCTGTTGGTAAAAACTCAGGTACTAACACCTGGGAAGGCGACCAATGGAAAATCGGTGGTGGTACTACTTGGGGCTGGTTCAGTTATGACCCTGAACTAAATCTAGTGTATTACGGATCAGGTAACCCTTCTACATGGAACCCTGTACAACGCCCTGGCGACAACAAATGGTCCATGTCTTTATGGGCACGTGATGCTGACACGGGTGAAGTTAAGTGGGTTTATCAAATGACTCCACATGATGAGTGGGATTATGACGGTATCAACGAAACTGTTTTAGTTGATCAAAAAGTTAAAGGTGCAATGCGCAAAACTATCGTGCATTTTGACCGTAATGGTTTTGGTTACACATTAGACCGTGTTACTGGTGAATTGTTAGTTGCTGAAAAATTTGATAAATCAGTTAACTGGGCAACACATATTGATATGAAATCAGGTCGTCCAGTATTGGATCTTAAATACAGTACAGAAGCTAATGGTGAAGACGTTAATACTGTAGGCACATGCCCTGCAGCATTAGGTGCTAAAAACCAGCAGCCTGTTTCATTTTCTCCTAAAACTGGCCTATTCTATATCTCAGGTAACCACCTATGTATGGAATACGAACCATTTGAAGTTTCATATACTGCGGGTCAGCCTTATGTAGGAGCAACTTTAAGCATGATGCCGGCAGGTGCGGACGTACTTACAGGCAAACCGGATGGTACAACTAACCTGGGACAGTTCACTGCTTTTGATGCAACTACAGGTAAAATTGCCTGGTCTAACAAAGAAACATTCTCTGTTTGGTCTGGCTCACTTGCAACTGCTGGTGATGTAGTTTTCTACGGTACATTAGAAGGTTACTTAAAAGCTGTTGATGCAAAAACAGGTAAAGAATTATATAAATTCAAAACACCTTCAGGCATCATCGGTAACGTAAATACCTGGTCTTACAAAGGTAAGCAATATGTGGGTGTACTTTCAGGTATCGGCGGATGGGCTGGTATTGGTATCGCTGCGGGACTTGATTCAGGTGAATCTGATTCAAACTCTGAAGGCCTAGGTGCGGTAGGAGCATACAGAAGCTTAAGCTCTTTTACTAAATTAGGTGGTGTATTTACTGTATTCGCACTACCTAACTAAGATAATCTGTCTTTTAGATTAACTTAAACCTAAAAAGCCCCGGCTAATATTTTAGCCGGGGCTTTTTTGTTTATGCTGTAGGGTATATTATGTATCTACTTATGTTTAACGGTATGCAATGCATATCCTACACATCCTACTTTAATTTAAGATTACTCATGTTAGCCATACAATCATCTAAATCACTGCTTTCTGCTTTAATATTAAGTGCAGTAGCGTTTTCCAGCCACGCAACCGAAAAATTTCGAGTGTGTGCCGATCCATTGAACCCTCCCTATTCAAGCAAGAAACAAGACGGTTATGAAAATAAAATTGCTGAACTGTTTGCTAAACAACTAGATCAGGAAGTCGAATATTTCTGGTTTCCTCAGCGCATTGGCTTTGTACGCAACACCTTAAAAGCGACTATTGGTGATACTGAACAATATAAATGCGATGTCATTATGGGCGTACCAGCAGGTTTTGACTTTACCGCAACAACAGATTCTTATTATCATTCAACATATGTTTTGCTGATTGCTAAAGGTCGTGGCTGGGATAATATTACTATTCCAGAACAACTCAGATCACTCCCGCTTGCTAAGCAAGAACGTTTAAAAATAGCCATGTTTGACCGCGGACCAGGAACTGCCTGGTTACAACAAAGCGGATTATTAGACCAAGGGGTTCCCTACCAGACCATGACCGGTGACAGTGAAAACAACACGGCCATGATGATAAAAAAGGAATTACAGGCGGGTAATATTGATATGGTCATTTTATGGGGACCTATGGCTGCTTATATCGTCTCTCAACAGCCTGATGCCTATAAAATGCTGCCGATGAAATCAACTCTAAATCTGAAATTTGATTATTCTATGGCGATGGGTGTGCGTTATGGCGATAACGAGCGTAAAGCTCAGCTAAATGCATTAATCAACAAAAACCAGCAGCAAATCAATACAATTCTGCAAAGCTACCATGTGCCTTTATTGCCCATTCCCGAGAAAAAAGCAGACAAGGATGATGATTAAATTACAGAGCCTTTGAGGTGTACCGGCTTTAGCCTACACAGATAACAGTACAATATGTTGTGCAGGCTAAAGGCTTCCCCGGAAAAAACCTACTCTCGCAACCATTTAATCAGCGGATGTTGAGATAGGCTCTATCCTCCCTTGCGCGGCCATTATTTTTTTCTGCAATTTCTCAAAAGCCTGAGTCAGGGAATCTGCTATTTCCGTATGCCGACCCAGCGCTACAAGCACCTTCACCAGCGTAGGAAAACCCTCTGCCGAACTCGATTGTAAATACAAAGGCTGAATATAAAGTAAAGTATGCTCTACGAACACAATAATCATCCTTCCTCGAATAACTTTAGAGCCATGCTGATTCCACAAACTAAACTGCCTTGAAATATCTGGATTTTGATTCATTAATGCACTGACCTGTGCAGGCCCTTCTACTTGAACATCTTGAGGAAACTTATAGATAAAAATATCATCCTGATAATGCTCATTACAATGCTCAGCTTTTAAACAACCTGCAATAGCAATCGAATATAAATTATCCAGCCCTAAAGGCGAAAAGAGATTAACAGCAATAAATTTTTGACTCTCTACAGCTTTAGTTTTTTCCTGCTCTTCAATATCAAGAGTCAAATAATAAGGCTGCCCCGGTTTATCACCTATATGAGAAAACTCTAAAGCCGCACTTTGTTGATAAAATATGACTGGGTCTGTTTGATGAAAACGTGCATATAAGCGCATTTGCAAAGCGAACCAGGCTATAGTGTATCTAAAATGCTTGATAAAAGGCTTTGGCACCTGCGCAAACTCTTTAAACAAGCCAGGATAAAGTCGTTGATAGGTTTTAATTAATGGATCTTTACTATCAACCACATAAAAATCAACAGATCCGTTATATGCGTCAATAATAATTTTGACGGAATTCCGGGCGTAATTAAATTTTTCCGCTGTTGTACCTGGCTCTGAGTCTTCCAGAGTCACTGGTTGAACTAATGGGTAAAGCCTAGATGTGGTATAGGCATCAACTATCCAGTATATTTTATGATCGATCAAGACTGGATAGGGATCGTTATCCAGCATTAAAAAAGGTGCAATCTCTTTAATACGCTGATAAATATTACGCCTAACGAGTATACGGCTATCGTTGTTTATGCCCGCAGAAAAAAACAAACGCTCATCTTTAAAGAATATTGAGACCACTGCTTTAGCAAATAAAGATGATAACGGCAGACCACCCGTTCCTTGATAATCAGTGCTCATGTCACCTGATATTCTATTTTCAGGCTTTAATGATTCACTATTGGGTACCACCGCATATTTTGATTTTGCCAGCCCATAATAGATCTCAGGTCGATCTATACGTAATTTATCAAACTTTACATCCTGCCCAAAGTCACTGATTAACCATTGCATGGGTTTATTTGCTTGTTGATCGGAAGGCAACATAAGCATGCCATAACCATGCGTATAAACAAGATGTCGGTTACGCCAGTTTTGTGCCTCAACAGCAAGACCCTGATAATCAATTTCTCGAGCAGCAATATTCACTTGTTGATTTTTACCCCCTAACTTATAACGATCTGCAGCAATTTGATAAAAACTAAAATATGGCCGAATACTTTGTAATTGCTCAAAAGCAGAAAGTAATAGATCATTATCCCATAGTGGAATATTGTCTAATTCGCTAGTGATTTCTTTACTTATAGAGGCCGTTAAAGTGGGAACTACCGGATAATTTTTTACCGTGATATCATCAAAATTAAACGCATCAGCAGTAGCTTTAATATGGCGCTGAATATATTTAGCTTCCGCCTGAACCGGATTGGAGCTAACATAATAATCATCAATCAGATTTGGTATGACATCCGCCTGTTTAAGAGTCAATACTAGCAAGTAAGCAAGCCCAAAACCCATAGCAAGTTTATATTTTTGCCCGCTATACAGACTATAAATAGCGGCCACAGCTGTTCCTAAAAACAAGATAAAACTTAAAATAATGAGTGGTAATTGATGATTCATTTCCACAAACCCTGGCCCGAAAAAAACAGGTAAATGCCTGTCTTCATACAGCAATTCAATCCGTTCTAAAGCGATAGACCAGATTTGCAGAAAAATCAAAATCGCAACTAATATGGCAATATGTAATTTGGCCGCAGCAGGAAATTCCTGTAGCTTCTGTTTATGTTTCTTATAAAACACCAGATACAAACAACTAAGCAGCGCTATTAATACGGCAAAAATCCAAAGTAATTCTTTTTGTATCAGTGCATAGACAGGATAGGAAAAAAAATAGTAACTGATATCTTTAGCGTAGACCGGGTCAACAAGCTCGGATTTAGCGCCAAAATAATATAATAGAAAACTTTCCCAATGAGTATAAACTGGAATTAATAGCGGTATAACCAGCAAAAAAGATATCAGCCATAATAACTTTTTATTGCTTTGCAAAAATGCTAACAGACCTTTATTATCACTTTCCTTATGTAGTGATAATGCGCGTGGCATATAGGAAAAATTTAAGTAAACAAGATTTGTTAAAAGAATAGTCGTGCCAATTTTTACCAGCCACTCATAACTTTCCCGCAGAATAAAATAAGTGCCCAGATTCAAAGAGCGAAACCACCAGAATTCCATTAAAAACTCAGCAGTAAGATAAGCACACAGCCCGACTATCAGCAGCGCAACTATTAATTTAAACAATAATTTCATAATTTATTCCAAAATAAAATCAACACTGATTTGCGCGATATTTGAGCGTAAACTATGCATCAAGTCTTCTATCCCCGCACCCGGTTTATTAAAAACAGCCAGCAAAGCG containing:
- a CDS encoding cation:proton antiporter — protein: MTLPDIILIMSGLLVISMMADSLCRHLPIPYTVLLVILGMAVNYFANDVQILNLHHFSQFHLTSELVLYIFLPALVFESALSLDARALMKNIVPILMMAIVGMLVSVALVGFGVWWSLSLPLVVALLFASLISATDPVAVISLFKELGVSKRLNVLVEGESLMNDATAIVLFNILMMLLVEDNFSFANGLQAAGEFFKVFLGGIVVGICTGIIVSELLVRLFHGNQSIPVVLSLVLAYFSFIFAEHELHVSGVMSVLAAAITLNIAALSRLSKQTIDSIHDTWKFIVLICNSLLFIMIGLSVDIVQLADFWHAILWVVIAVYIARAVSVYVLIPLTTRSFSLAQISWSERHIMWWGGLKGGLAIAIVMSIPEAMPEKPLLISLTLGVVLVSLLVNAPTIHWLMHFLKMDLLNQSEQAELKQTMQQATQSVDKVLHQFTSLHLLDSTMESTVESKLHRTLDIAQITLSDQQLLRHAHLKALQAETEEIEYLYEIGLVNYYTLVTFKDILRIDGQHSIDYLNAKGNGWLQPSLLLDFERFIIHSLSEKEWTQGLLTHYQRRRFANKILHDIAGVLMAHKGLKAIKQMIKDGLDAELIKPIQQGYQIRLKRRQNRLHYFSENYPLFFQRYEAYVFQKVALRYSLQLLQKSHDQGMISAKVLQLISQKLTDSLEQVSFFKMSSPLANRHAWLNRVPLFENLPVDFLMKMGQEAVYVNFLPGDTVFYQGDVGESLYILLSGQVKVWIANEAGENQLVAERGEGALIGIRALLKNSNRSATVEAKTYVTCLRLSAKNILQFSIENEVLGGRLQKMGLLTK
- a CDS encoding methanol/ethanol family PQQ-dependent dehydrogenase yields the protein MKKPLKRLLLASTVAALLATPFITSANSGVEKLTSNPANWATWGGNYAGTRYSELDQINANNVKNLQPAWSFSTGVLRGHEGGPLVIDDVIYIHTPFPNTVYAIDQATQAVIWEYTPTMDADVTIPVMCCDTVNRGLAYGDGKIFLQQSDTVLTALDAKSGKRIWSVQNGDPKLGMTNTQAPLVVKDKVITGISGGEFGVRGFLAAYDIKSGQLVWKGYSMGPDGDTIMDPKKSTTWKDGKVTPVGKNSGTNTWEGDQWKIGGGTTWGWFSYDPELNLVYYGSGNPSTWNPVQRPGDNKWSMSLWARDADTGEVKWVYQMTPHDEWDYDGINETVLVDQKVKGAMRKTIVHFDRNGFGYTLDRVTGELLVAEKFDKSVNWATHIDMKSGRPVLDLKYSTEANGEDVNTVGTCPAALGAKNQQPVSFSPKTGLFYISGNHLCMEYEPFEVSYTAGQPYVGATLSMMPAGADVLTGKPDGTTNLGQFTAFDATTGKIAWSNKETFSVWSGSLATAGDVVFYGTLEGYLKAVDAKTGKELYKFKTPSGIIGNVNTWSYKGKQYVGVLSGIGGWAGIGIAAGLDSGESDSNSEGLGAVGAYRSLSSFTKLGGVFTVFALPN
- a CDS encoding quinoprotein dehydrogenase-associated putative ABC transporter substrate-binding protein translates to MLAIQSSKSLLSALILSAVAFSSHATEKFRVCADPLNPPYSSKKQDGYENKIAELFAKQLDQEVEYFWFPQRIGFVRNTLKATIGDTEQYKCDVIMGVPAGFDFTATTDSYYHSTYVLLIAKGRGWDNITIPEQLRSLPLAKQERLKIAMFDRGPGTAWLQQSGLLDQGVPYQTMTGDSENNTAMMIKKELQAGNIDMVILWGPMAAYIVSQQPDAYKMLPMKSTLNLKFDYSMAMGVRYGDNERKAQLNALINKNQQQINTILQSYHVPLLPIPEKKADKDDD
- a CDS encoding UPF0182 family protein; protein product: MKLLFKLIVALLIVGLCAYLTAEFLMEFWWFRSLNLGTYFILRESYEWLVKIGTTILLTNLVYLNFSYMPRALSLHKESDNKGLLAFLQSNKKLLWLISFLLVIPLLIPVYTHWESFLLYYFGAKSELVDPVYAKDISYYFFSYPVYALIQKELLWIFAVLIALLSCLYLVFYKKHKQKLQEFPAAAKLHIAILVAILIFLQIWSIALERIELLYEDRHLPVFFGPGFVEMNHQLPLIILSFILFLGTAVAAIYSLYSGQKYKLAMGFGLAYLLVLTLKQADVIPNLIDDYYVSSNPVQAEAKYIQRHIKATADAFNFDDITVKNYPVVPTLTASISKEITSELDNIPLWDNDLLLSAFEQLQSIRPYFSFYQIAADRYKLGGKNQQVNIAAREIDYQGLAVEAQNWRNRHLVYTHGYGMLMLPSDQQANKPMQWLISDFGQDVKFDKLRIDRPEIYYGLAKSKYAVVPNSESLKPENRISGDMSTDYQGTGGLPLSSLFAKAVVSIFFKDERLFFSAGINNDSRILVRRNIYQRIKEIAPFLMLDNDPYPVLIDHKIYWIVDAYTTSRLYPLVQPVTLEDSEPGTTAEKFNYARNSVKIIIDAYNGSVDFYVVDSKDPLIKTYQRLYPGLFKEFAQVPKPFIKHFRYTIAWFALQMRLYARFHQTDPVIFYQQSAALEFSHIGDKPGQPYYLTLDIEEQEKTKAVESQKFIAVNLFSPLGLDNLYSIAIAGCLKAEHCNEHYQDDIFIYKFPQDVQVEGPAQVSALMNQNPDISRQFSLWNQHGSKVIRGRMIIVFVEHTLLYIQPLYLQSSSAEGFPTLVKVLVALGRHTEIADSLTQAFEKLQKKIMAAQGRIEPISTSAD